One region of Anaerolineae bacterium genomic DNA includes:
- a CDS encoding D-glycerate dehydrogenase yields MGKPKVFVARVIPDEGLALIRESCDADIWPAQLPPTRAELLERVRGVDGILSLLTDTIDAEVMDAAGPQLRVISNFAVGVDNIDLAEATRRRIPVGHTPGVLTETTADLAFALMLAAARRIVEGVRYVQAGLWKTWGPMLLLGQDVAGATLGIIGFGRIGKAVARRAGGFHMRILYYDPYCREDPAAQELGAQCVDLETLLRESDFITIHVPLTPQTRHMIDDRAFALMKPTAVLVNTARGPIVDPEALYRALKERRIFAAALDVTEPEPLPADSPLLQLDNLIVVPHIGSASVVTRGKMARMAAENLLAGLRGERLPYCANPEVYTAGTPAA; encoded by the coding sequence ATGGGAAAGCCCAAAGTATTTGTGGCTCGCGTGATTCCGGACGAAGGACTGGCGCTCATCCGGGAATCGTGCGATGCGGACATCTGGCCGGCCCAATTGCCGCCCACCCGCGCGGAACTCCTCGAACGGGTGCGCGGCGTCGACGGTATCCTTTCCCTCCTTACCGATACCATTGACGCCGAGGTGATGGATGCCGCCGGCCCGCAACTGCGTGTCATCAGCAACTTCGCCGTCGGCGTGGACAACATTGACCTGGCCGAGGCAACCCGCCGCCGGATCCCCGTCGGCCATACGCCGGGCGTTCTGACCGAGACGACGGCGGACCTGGCCTTCGCCCTCATGCTGGCGGCGGCGCGCCGCATCGTCGAGGGGGTGCGCTATGTGCAGGCCGGCCTGTGGAAAACCTGGGGGCCGATGCTCCTGCTCGGACAGGATGTGGCCGGCGCCACCCTCGGCATCATCGGTTTCGGGCGCATCGGCAAGGCGGTGGCCCGCCGCGCCGGCGGATTTCACATGCGCATCCTGTATTACGACCCGTACTGTCGGGAGGACCCCGCCGCGCAGGAGCTGGGCGCCCAATGTGTGGACCTGGAAACGCTCCTGCGGGAATCGGACTTCATCACCATCCATGTCCCGCTCACGCCGCAGACGCGCCACATGATTGATGACCGGGCCTTCGCCCTGATGAAGCCTACTGCCGTGTTGGTCAACACGGCGCGCGGCCCCATTGTGGACCCGGAGGCGCTGTACCGGGCGTTGAAGGAGCGCCGCATTTTCGCCGCGGCACTGGATGTCACCGAGCCAGAGCCTCTGCCGGCGGACAGCCCACTGCTCCAGCTTGACAATCTCATCGTCGTGCCGCATATTGGAAGCGCCAGCGTGGTCACGCGCGGCAAAATGGCCCGTATGGCGGCGGAAAACCTGCTGGCCGGCCTGCGCGGCGAGCGCCTCCCATACTGCGCGAACCCGGAGGTGTACACTGCCGGCACGCCGGCGGCATAA
- a CDS encoding CDGSH iron-sulfur domain-containing protein, with translation MPSPSERKIIVLPDGPYKVVGGVPLCRKTQIVSEYGEPLTWRKDEDIPVPETYLLCRCGQSARKPFCDGTHRHLPPHR, from the coding sequence ATGCCATCACCCAGCGAGAGGAAAATTATTGTACTGCCGGACGGCCCATATAAAGTAGTGGGCGGGGTGCCCCTCTGCCGCAAGACGCAGATCGTCTCGGAATACGGGGAACCGCTGACCTGGCGCAAGGACGAGGATATCCCCGTCCCAGAGACCTACTTGCTGTGCCGCTGTGGCCAATCGGCGCGCAAGCCTTTCTGCGACGGCACCCATCGCCATCTGCCGCCGCACAGATGA